The sequence AGCACATAGGTGAAATCCGCAGGCGCGGCCTGGCGCCCCTGCCCTGCCAGCTCTGAGATCGCCTTGCGCAGCCGGTGCGCCCGGTCGGAGCGGCTGGCGATCTCCAGCTCGACGCCGAGCAGGTCCATCGTCGACGGGGCGACCCACAGACGCGGCACCGCTGTGTCCTGGATCGTTTCGGCCAGCGAACAATCACCGATCAGCACGTCATAGGTGGAAAGATCGCGGTTGCGCCGGTCGATGCCGAGGCCGGTCGAGGCGTTGCCCTGGGGATCGAGATCGATCACCAGCACCCGCTCGCCGATGGCCGCAAGCGCCGTTCCCAGATTGATGGCCGTTGTCGTCTTGCCGACGCCGCCCTTCTGGTTGGCAAGCGCGAGGACGCGTGGAGACTGAGGAAGCATGCTCATCCGGTCTGGCCTTTCCCTGTCGCGCCGCGCGGCCTTAGCCCCGAGATCATGAGGAGCCGGCTGTCGGGATCGATGAGGCTCTCCCTTTCTACCAGATCGAACTCCCAAGCGTGAGCGGCACGCGCGACCTCGTCGCGGAAATTTTTTCCTTTGTGGAAAATCGCAGGCGCGCCGTGATTCTGGAAGGGCTCCGTATAGGCCAGCAGCTCGGAAAGATCGGCCAACGCCCGCGCCGATACCGCGTCGATCTCGCCCGCAAGCTCTCCCGACACGTCCTCGATCCGCGAGGCGTGCACCGTCGCCGGGCAGCCGGTCTCGCGGATCACCGTGCGCAGGAACGCGGCCTTGCGGCTGTTGCTCTCGATCAGGTGGACATGCGCCCCGGGCAGGCGCTCCATCTGCACCATCGCCGTTACCAGCCCGGGAAAGCCGGCGCCGCTGCCCAGATCCGCCCAACGCGCTGCGTCGGGCGCCATCGCCACCACCTGCAGGCTGTCGGCCACATGCCGGCGCCAGGCCTCCGGCAGGGTCGAGGGCGCCACCAGGTTCTGCGCCTTCTGCCAGTGCAGGAGCAAATTCACGTAAGTGGTCAAGCGCTCCACTGTTTCACGTGAAACTTCGAAAATTCCGTGAAGCACTTCCGGGCCGTCCTCGACGGCAAGCCGCGCCGGCCGGCTCATGCCACGGCCTCCCGGCCACCGGCGCGCGACACGGCTTTCTCCGCCTTGCGCACATGCGACAGCAGCAGCGTCAGCGCTGCCGGCGTCACCCCGTCGATCCGCGCCGCCTGTCCCAGCGTTTCGGGCCGTGCAGCCTCGAGCTTCTGCCGCGCCTCGTTGGACAAGCCCTTGACCAGCGCATAGTCGAGGCCCGCCGGAAGCATCAGGTCTTCATCCCGGCGCAGCGCATCGATGTCGGCCTCCTGCCGCTTGAGATAGACCGCATAGAGCGCGTCGATCGCCACCTGCGCGGCGATC comes from Stappia sp. 28M-7 and encodes:
- the rsmG gene encoding 16S rRNA (guanine(527)-N(7))-methyltransferase RsmG; this translates as MSRPARLAVEDGPEVLHGIFEVSRETVERLTTYVNLLLHWQKAQNLVAPSTLPEAWRRHVADSLQVVAMAPDAARWADLGSGAGFPGLVTAMVQMERLPGAHVHLIESNSRKAAFLRTVIRETGCPATVHASRIEDVSGELAGEIDAVSARALADLSELLAYTEPFQNHGAPAIFHKGKNFRDEVARAAHAWEFDLVERESLIDPDSRLLMISGLRPRGATGKGQTG